The following are encoded in a window of bacterium SCSIO 12643 genomic DNA:
- a CDS encoding NACHT domain-containing protein: MDITTIITGVVGAKLTSLFTGIAKDFGEEIKHTISNNILEYQVEEYNRNSISKTLLHRVEPKRLKEFYQPLFITNCGPNSKPTHFGRKRGSRIATDSIEKLFEKKQFITLIGSAGSGKSTIVKYLFLNAIDSDFKVPIKLELRYLNDYDGSVIEYIKDKIFKLGRLASIDKIVERLMKSGDFVFFLDGYDEITSVKKEKITKEIDDLVKLYNSNNYLLTSRPYTEIDLLPLFHNFEVCELSDEDINQFIQKQIPLEESELQAKIIEAINSPENSSYKTFLSNPLLLSMFILTFQSYSSIPQKRSAFYSQVFDALFSVHDSMSKLAFVREKQSGLSKEQIVEVLELFSFISYFEQKFIFTNKYLNDKLNTIKSKKSSIKFTNNKLITDLQIAIGIINQDGTEFTFPHRSLQEYFTAAYISSLSDSNKKTVYKKVLTALTDDRTFIMNSNDNFHLLLSELDEVGIIRFGVIPYLKSYLDSINIKTTSTKKIITYFINLQNVYESFYSVIKCNELSIQNEEFSKLFRKYNPMKKGEKHSSKEGRKRSDVARAKLAKEDIKPFLKTYIPKIKDKIQELESYLEEQDNSDTDIISLI; encoded by the coding sequence ATGGATATAACGACAATAATTACTGGAGTAGTAGGAGCAAAATTAACTTCTTTGTTTACTGGAATTGCAAAAGATTTTGGAGAGGAGATAAAGCATACTATTTCCAACAATATTCTTGAATACCAAGTTGAAGAATACAATCGTAATTCGATTTCAAAAACACTGTTACATAGAGTTGAACCTAAAAGACTTAAAGAATTTTATCAACCTCTATTTATCACCAATTGTGGCCCAAATAGTAAACCAACTCATTTTGGCCGTAAAAGAGGTAGCAGAATAGCAACCGATTCAATTGAAAAATTATTTGAAAAGAAGCAATTTATTACTCTGATTGGTAGCGCTGGAAGTGGTAAAAGTACGATTGTAAAATATTTGTTCCTGAATGCTATTGACTCGGATTTCAAGGTTCCAATAAAGCTCGAACTTAGATATCTAAATGATTATGACGGAAGTGTTATTGAATATATAAAAGACAAAATCTTTAAACTTGGACGTTTGGCATCAATTGATAAAATTGTTGAACGACTAATGAAGTCAGGTGATTTTGTTTTCTTTTTAGATGGATATGATGAAATTACTTCTGTAAAAAAGGAAAAAATTACCAAAGAGATTGATGATTTAGTCAAATTGTATAACAGCAACAATTATCTTTTGACTTCACGACCATACACAGAAATTGATTTGCTTCCCTTGTTTCATAATTTTGAAGTTTGTGAACTTTCTGACGAAGACATTAACCAATTTATTCAAAAACAAATTCCACTGGAAGAATCTGAATTACAAGCTAAGATTATTGAGGCCATTAATAGCCCAGAAAACAGTTCTTATAAAACGTTTTTAAGCAATCCGTTATTGCTTTCAATGTTTATTCTCACATTTCAATCTTATTCAAGTATTCCTCAGAAAAGAAGTGCGTTTTATAGTCAGGTTTTTGATGCTTTGTTTTCTGTTCATGACAGTATGTCTAAGCTTGCCTTTGTACGTGAAAAACAAAGTGGCTTATCGAAAGAACAGATTGTCGAGGTGTTAGAACTATTTTCATTCATCAGTTACTTTGAGCAAAAGTTCATTTTCACAAATAAGTATTTGAATGATAAATTGAATACAATTAAATCCAAAAAATCCAGTATCAAGTTCACAAACAATAAACTGATTACGGATTTGCAAATAGCGATTGGAATAATAAACCAAGATGGGACAGAATTTACCTTTCCTCATCGGTCGTTGCAGGAATACTTTACAGCAGCATATATTTCATCATTAAGTGATTCTAATAAAAAGACTGTCTACAAAAAAGTACTTACGGCTCTAACAGATGACCGTACCTTTATAATGAATTCAAATGATAATTTTCACCTACTACTATCTGAGTTAGACGAAGTTGGCATTATTCGTTTTGGTGTAATTCCATATCTAAAATCCTATTTAGACAGCATCAATATTAAAACTACAAGCACAAAAAAAATCATAACCTATTTTATTAATCTTCAAAATGTTTATGAATCCTTTTACTCGGTTATCAAATGCAATGAATTAAGTATTCAGAATGAGGAGTTTTCGAAACTATTTCGAAAATATAATCCAATGAAAAAAGGAGAAAAACATTCATCAAAAGAGGGGAGAAAACGGAGTGATGTTGCTAGGGCAAAATTAGCAAAGGAAGATATTAAACCTTTTCTAAAAACTTATATTCCAAAAATTAAGGATAAGATTCAAGAACTGGAATCTTACTTAGAAGAGCAAGACAATAGTGATACTGACATAATATCATTAATATAA
- a CDS encoding DUF3883 domain-containing protein has protein sequence MQEDRNLLLEKTKKEDERSSLKKFADDMLRGFEKFNKKSSDRAIWELVQNACDLTERCKIKIDYRDNQFSFSHNGKAFTTMTLISLVKQVSGKYGDDDIPEVGKYGTGFLTTHTFGRKFKLNSYLDAGGYYLPIKDFEIDRTPKTWQELSDNISEQKKRVYDLLEKENAVEVSDLKTTFAYLPSSKKELEYIKESSKYLDDYIPLVFTINNRLQEVVVHQENGVTDTYRFRSKKRIENDQKIDLHKSIIIKNHDEIHLFSIRDEEEEIEIILPVDKNKEVIQFNENIARLFYYYPLIGSEDFGLNFIINCNKFLPTEPRDTIHLNSDKDQVKADEESNRLIIEKCSSLIFSFLRSNIIEVKNPLLYTNVNFRTDSDDSFLNEYFTELSNKWNSELSELPFVKTNDGYKSINSVSYLSEDFLNTEDDLFDCFYELISKFYSSIPVKEDIIKWSEHAINWNNESTTFITHNDLLEKISECSLQDFNETILVQYYQYIIDLVDIAYFNDLDLIPNIEGNFNKIGVLLKPDNLNDTLIELGKVLIPVSIAKLIHPAFHFSFSLNLFNRRNFSDEVKNSLDEKNIDNSIFYPEELNNELFHYDLVETKNKVEESYFKSLLEFCKLTNSVDSTSKPNQLLKKISTYYNWDESLLHLPSLSEDSENIESRSTRKVLIKIFCNLIALHNNNWVQENTAFLSDLCSLYDDSYKEVYKESKIYPNQLFELHLAEDLKRDNGVTNEIKQLYLAVEKKDINEILSIATFNSFLSEDDYINNRYLTTIIEETLFQDNISDIENHPLKTTILKIIPLLTEQNYQQLFPQLNDKKASIMISVVSKEETKEDIFSIVTLDDEKIKNIGDLVRKSNFEEILNKALESLEDENQRKANFQFKHQIGTHIEEKLKEHLKLLFQPEDIKCEVLGEQDGQDIVIKIKDEIKYYIEVKSRWDKRTSIRMSRNQTLRSNEHQNIYALCSVDMTDYHEEDRFEISDINKILDNIKFVNNIGEKVEHLVEVFEQTKQLDEIHLDGDYRTLVPQNVIEEFGLSFDQFEVYLITSLKSTVNED, from the coding sequence ATGCAAGAAGATAGAAACCTATTATTAGAAAAAACTAAGAAGGAAGATGAGCGATCAAGTTTAAAAAAGTTTGCTGATGACATGTTACGGGGTTTTGAGAAGTTCAACAAAAAATCTTCCGACCGAGCCATTTGGGAATTGGTGCAAAATGCCTGTGATTTAACCGAGCGGTGTAAAATTAAAATTGATTATCGAGATAACCAGTTTTCTTTCTCTCATAACGGAAAAGCATTTACCACTATGACCTTAATATCTTTAGTAAAACAAGTAAGTGGTAAATATGGGGATGACGATATTCCTGAAGTAGGTAAATACGGAACAGGCTTTTTAACTACTCACACTTTTGGACGGAAATTCAAGCTTAACTCATATTTAGATGCAGGTGGATATTACTTGCCTATTAAAGATTTTGAAATTGACAGAACACCAAAAACTTGGCAAGAGCTAAGTGACAATATTTCGGAGCAGAAAAAACGTGTTTACGACTTATTAGAGAAAGAAAATGCTGTTGAAGTTTCGGACTTAAAAACCACTTTTGCCTACCTACCCTCATCAAAGAAAGAACTTGAATATATCAAAGAATCATCCAAATATTTAGATGATTACATTCCTTTGGTTTTTACTATAAACAATAGATTACAAGAAGTTGTAGTCCATCAAGAAAATGGTGTAACAGACACTTATCGATTCCGTAGTAAAAAAAGAATAGAAAACGATCAGAAAATTGATTTACACAAATCTATTATTATAAAAAACCATGATGAAATCCATCTATTCAGCATAAGAGATGAGGAAGAAGAAATTGAAATTATTCTTCCAGTAGATAAGAATAAAGAGGTCATTCAGTTTAATGAGAATATAGCCCGTTTATTCTATTACTATCCTTTAATTGGTTCAGAAGATTTTGGGTTAAACTTTATCATTAATTGCAACAAGTTCTTACCCACAGAACCTAGAGACACCATTCATCTAAATAGTGATAAGGACCAAGTAAAAGCAGATGAAGAGTCGAATAGACTCATCATTGAGAAATGCTCTAGCCTTATTTTTTCGTTTTTAAGAAGCAACATCATTGAAGTTAAAAACCCATTACTCTATACCAACGTCAACTTTAGAACAGACAGTGATGATAGCTTCTTGAACGAGTACTTTACCGAGTTGAGTAATAAATGGAATTCAGAATTAAGTGAACTACCGTTTGTAAAAACAAATGATGGCTATAAATCTATAAATAGCGTAAGTTATCTATCGGAAGATTTTTTAAATACAGAAGATGACCTTTTCGATTGTTTTTATGAACTCATCTCTAAGTTTTATTCCAGTATACCTGTTAAGGAAGATATTATCAAATGGAGTGAACACGCCATTAACTGGAACAATGAATCCACCACTTTCATAACTCATAATGATTTACTTGAGAAAATAAGTGAATGTAGTCTTCAAGATTTTAACGAGACCATTCTTGTACAATACTATCAGTACATCATTGATTTAGTTGATATCGCCTATTTCAACGATTTAGACTTAATTCCCAATATAGAAGGGAATTTCAACAAAATTGGAGTATTGCTAAAACCTGATAATCTCAATGATACACTTATTGAACTCGGTAAAGTTTTAATACCTGTCTCCATTGCAAAATTGATTCATCCTGCTTTTCATTTCAGTTTTTCCCTCAATTTATTTAATCGTAGAAATTTCTCTGATGAAGTTAAAAACAGCTTAGATGAAAAAAATATAGACAATTCTATTTTTTATCCTGAAGAACTAAACAATGAACTTTTTCATTATGATTTAGTAGAGACAAAAAACAAAGTTGAGGAATCCTATTTCAAATCCCTATTAGAATTTTGCAAACTCACCAATAGTGTTGATTCAACCAGTAAGCCAAACCAGCTATTAAAAAAGATTTCAACCTATTACAATTGGGATGAAAGTTTACTACACCTGCCTAGTTTAAGTGAAGACAGTGAAAATATTGAGTCACGCTCTACCAGAAAAGTGCTAATTAAAATATTCTGCAATTTAATTGCATTACACAATAACAATTGGGTTCAAGAGAACACCGCTTTTTTGAGCGATTTATGCTCCCTCTATGACGATAGCTATAAAGAGGTTTACAAGGAAAGTAAAATCTATCCAAATCAATTGTTCGAACTTCATTTAGCTGAAGATTTAAAAAGAGATAATGGTGTTACCAATGAAATCAAACAGCTCTATTTAGCAGTTGAGAAAAAAGACATCAACGAAATATTAAGCATTGCGACATTTAATAGCTTTCTATCAGAAGATGACTACATCAACAATAGGTATCTAACGACTATTATTGAAGAAACCTTATTTCAGGATAATATTAGTGATATAGAGAATCATCCTCTTAAAACCACCATACTCAAAATCATCCCACTTTTAACAGAGCAGAACTATCAACAATTGTTTCCTCAGTTAAACGACAAAAAGGCAAGCATAATGATTTCAGTGGTTTCTAAAGAAGAAACCAAAGAAGACATATTTTCAATAGTGACATTAGATGATGAAAAAATCAAAAACATTGGTGACCTAGTAAGAAAGTCCAATTTTGAAGAAATACTCAATAAAGCACTTGAAAGTCTTGAAGATGAAAATCAACGTAAGGCTAATTTTCAATTCAAACATCAAATTGGAACCCATATAGAAGAAAAATTGAAAGAACACCTAAAGCTGTTATTTCAGCCAGAAGATATTAAATGTGAAGTATTAGGTGAGCAAGATGGTCAGGATATAGTCATCAAAATAAAGGATGAGATCAAATACTACATAGAAGTAAAATCCAGATGGGATAAACGAACTTCAATCAGAATGTCACGGAACCAAACCTTGAGATCTAATGAGCACCAGAATATTTATGCTTTATGTTCTGTTGACATGACTGACTATCATGAAGAAGACAGATTTGAAATCTCAGACATCAACAAAATTTTAGACAATATAAAATTCGTCAACAATATTGGTGAAAAGGTTGAACACCTTGTAGAAGTGTTTGAGCAAACAAAACAGCTTGATGAAATTCACTTAGATGGTGATTATAGAACTCTAGTGCCTCAAAACGTAATCGAAGAATTTGGATTAAGTTTCGATCAATTTGAGGTTTACTTAATCACCTCATTAAAAAGTACAGTAAATGAGGATTAG
- a CDS encoding inositol monophosphatase, whose amino-acid sequence MNYQELCEQSIALIKETGTYILAQRKDFTEDAVETKSLNSLVSFVDKTAEQKLVAGLSALLPEAGFIAEEGTSDKIGDTYNWVIDPLDGTTNFIHGVPLYSISVALMENNQPVIGVVYEINLDECFYAWKDSAAYLNGHTISVTQTQNLSDTLLATGFPYHDFYKMEGFLASLRYFMENTRGLRRLGSAAVDLAYVACGRFDGFYEYGLNPWDVAAGAFIVERAGGKSGYFTDREEYTDGSEILATNGLIHTEMQELIRRFYG is encoded by the coding sequence ATGAACTATCAAGAGTTGTGTGAACAATCCATCGCACTGATCAAAGAAACCGGAACGTATATTCTGGCCCAGAGAAAAGACTTTACCGAAGATGCGGTAGAAACCAAAAGCTTAAACAGTTTGGTAAGTTTTGTAGATAAAACGGCCGAACAAAAACTGGTAGCAGGTTTAAGCGCGTTACTTCCCGAAGCAGGTTTTATTGCCGAAGAAGGCACTTCAGACAAAATTGGAGACACTTACAATTGGGTGATTGACCCTTTGGACGGCACCACGAACTTTATTCATGGGGTTCCCCTCTACTCTATTAGTGTGGCGTTAATGGAAAACAACCAACCCGTGATTGGTGTGGTGTATGAAATCAATTTGGATGAATGTTTTTATGCCTGGAAAGACAGTGCAGCTTATCTGAATGGCCACACAATTTCAGTAACGCAAACCCAAAACTTAAGCGATACTTTATTAGCGACCGGATTCCCGTATCATGATTTTTATAAAATGGAAGGCTTTCTGGCTTCTTTAAGATACTTTATGGAAAACACCCGTGGACTTAGACGTTTGGGATCTGCTGCCGTAGATTTAGCCTATGTGGCCTGCGGACGTTTTGATGGTTTCTACGAATACGGACTCAATCCGTGGGATGTGGCCGCTGGTGCTTTTATTGTGGAACGTGCCGGTGGGAAATCCGGTTATTTTACCGACCGCGAGGAATATACCGATGGTTCTGAAATTCTAGCTACCAATGGATTGATTCATACCGAAATGCAGGAGTTGATTCGGAGGTTTTATGGGTAG
- a CDS encoding YggS family pyridoxal phosphate-dependent enzyme — MKIAENLEKIGKTIPENVTLIAVSKTKPNEAIQEAYDAGQRVFGENKALELRDKHNDLPKDIEWHMIGRMQTNKVKYIAPFVNLIHSVDSERLIAEIDKRAKNNDRVIDVLIQVHIAREDSKTGFLFSDAFDIMKEGLFNKYENVNIRGFMGMGTNTFIDSVVEEEFGKLHNLFLACQEFKSDFDILSMGMSNDYELAIKNGSNMVRIGSSIFGARDYSKK; from the coding sequence ATGAAAATAGCTGAAAACTTAGAAAAAATCGGAAAGACAATTCCTGAAAATGTAACACTTATTGCTGTTTCAAAAACCAAACCCAACGAAGCCATCCAGGAAGCTTATGATGCCGGCCAACGGGTATTTGGAGAAAACAAAGCATTAGAGCTTCGCGATAAACACAATGACCTGCCGAAAGATATCGAATGGCATATGATTGGACGCATGCAGACCAATAAAGTCAAGTATATTGCGCCTTTTGTCAATCTGATTCATTCTGTGGATAGTGAACGTTTGATTGCAGAAATTGATAAACGTGCCAAAAACAATGATCGTGTAATTGATGTGCTGATTCAGGTACACATTGCCCGTGAAGATTCTAAAACGGGTTTCTTGTTTTCTGATGCGTTTGACATCATGAAAGAAGGTTTATTCAATAAATACGAAAATGTGAATATCCGTGGTTTTATGGGCATGGGCACCAATACGTTTATTGACTCTGTGGTGGAAGAAGAATTTGGAAAGTTACACAACCTGTTTTTAGCGTGCCAGGAGTTTAAATCTGATTTTGATATCCTTTCTATGGGGATGAGCAATGATTATGAGTTGGCCATTAAAAACGGTTCCAATATGGTGCGGATCGGATCTTCCATATTTGGTGCACGAGATTATTCTAAAAAGTAA
- a CDS encoding DUF1015 domain-containing protein: protein MANIIPFRAIRPHRNKVSLVGSRSYINYSEKDFKEKLSANPYTFLHVITPTYGLKDHGNQTMLDRYREVRSRFEDFNDQGIFQRDTKPQFYVYQQIKQNHSFIGVIAGVSIDDFNTGHVKKHEHTLTKRESIFAQYLKETKINAEPVLLTYKHQDEIDSILKKYSETRPEYEFSTTDKTIHNLWLISNEEDIRKMQGAFQQVPDMYIADGHHRCASSARLSSDLRDYYGSEFGEAYDYFMAYLISDHQLNILPFNRLVSGLNGLTSEQLLAKIEESYTVTPLPKKSRPKQKHHIHMFLDNSWYKLVLNNDLIQQENIISQLDSHQLSETILNPILGIEDIKTDSRMHFYGGDKGLKGMEKMVRKGKADLAFALYPVEVEQLIEISDQGLTMPPKSTWIEPKLRSGLTIYSIFDH from the coding sequence ATGGCAAACATTATTCCTTTCAGAGCCATTCGACCACATCGAAATAAAGTGAGTTTAGTAGGTTCCAGATCTTACATCAACTATTCGGAGAAGGATTTTAAAGAAAAGCTATCGGCCAATCCATATACTTTTTTGCATGTCATCACACCGACCTACGGTTTAAAAGATCACGGCAATCAAACCATGCTGGATCGTTATCGTGAAGTACGTTCTCGTTTCGAAGATTTCAACGATCAGGGGATTTTCCAAAGAGATACAAAGCCGCAGTTCTATGTGTATCAACAGATCAAGCAAAACCATTCATTTATTGGAGTGATTGCCGGGGTTTCTATTGATGACTTTAACACGGGACATGTCAAAAAACATGAGCATACGCTGACTAAAAGGGAATCGATATTTGCACAATATCTAAAGGAAACCAAAATCAATGCAGAACCTGTGCTGTTGACTTACAAACATCAGGATGAAATTGATTCGATTTTGAAAAAGTATTCGGAAACGAGACCTGAATATGAGTTTTCTACTACCGATAAAACCATTCATAATTTATGGTTGATCTCTAATGAAGAAGATATCCGAAAAATGCAGGGTGCTTTTCAACAGGTACCGGATATGTATATCGCAGACGGTCACCACCGTTGTGCATCCTCTGCCCGACTCTCATCTGATTTAAGAGATTATTACGGAAGCGAATTTGGCGAAGCTTACGATTACTTTATGGCTTATCTGATTTCTGATCATCAGTTGAATATTTTGCCATTTAACCGTTTGGTAAGCGGACTCAACGGTTTGACTTCGGAACAACTTTTAGCTAAAATCGAGGAAAGTTATACGGTGACTCCACTTCCTAAAAAGAGTCGTCCCAAGCAAAAACACCATATCCATATGTTTCTAGATAACTCCTGGTATAAATTGGTGTTAAACAACGATTTAATTCAACAAGAAAATATCATCTCACAATTGGACAGCCATCAACTTTCCGAAACCATTCTCAATCCGATTTTAGGCATTGAAGATATCAAAACCGATAGTCGCATGCACTTCTATGGTGGCGATAAAGGTCTTAAAGGAATGGAGAAAATGGTACGTAAAGGCAAGGCAGATTTAGCATTTGCCTTATACCCGGTTGAAGTTGAACAACTTATAGAGATTTCAGATCAGGGATTAACCATGCCTCCTAAAAGTACATGGATTGAACCCAAATTGCGTAGTGGTTTAACTATTTATTCTATATTCGATCATTAA
- a CDS encoding 3-hydroxybutyryl-CoA dehydrogenase — protein sequence MEKVAVIGAGTMGNGIAHTFAQFGYKVSLIDISQDSLDRAIGTITKNLDRMVKKERISEDDKAATLANLTTYTDMAEGVKDIQLVVEAATENVDLKLKIFRDLDQLTAPEVILASNTSSISITQIASVTSRPEKVIGMHFMNPVPIMKLVEIIRGYQTSDEVTETIMELSRNLKKSPTEVNDYPGFVANRILMPMINEAIITLHEGVAGVAEIDTVMKLGMAHPMGPLQLADFIGLDVCLSILRVMYEGFGNPKYAPSPLLVNMVQAGHLGVKSGNGFYNHTHGTKELIVADTFKK from the coding sequence ATGGAAAAAGTAGCTGTAATTGGTGCCGGAACAATGGGCAACGGAATTGCGCATACATTCGCACAATTTGGATATAAAGTATCTTTAATTGATATCTCTCAGGACTCTTTGGACCGAGCGATTGGAACCATTACGAAAAATCTGGATCGTATGGTGAAGAAAGAAAGAATTTCTGAAGACGACAAAGCTGCAACTCTTGCGAACCTAACGACATACACCGATATGGCTGAGGGTGTAAAAGATATCCAACTGGTAGTGGAAGCGGCTACTGAAAACGTGGATCTAAAATTAAAGATCTTCAGAGATTTAGATCAGCTTACAGCTCCTGAGGTGATTTTAGCAAGTAACACTTCTTCTATCTCGATCACTCAAATTGCTTCGGTAACTTCAAGACCGGAAAAAGTAATTGGAATGCACTTTATGAATCCGGTACCTATCATGAAACTGGTAGAGATTATCCGTGGATATCAAACCAGCGATGAGGTAACGGAGACCATTATGGAATTATCCAGAAATTTAAAGAAATCTCCAACTGAGGTAAATGATTATCCTGGGTTCGTTGCGAATCGTATTTTAATGCCAATGATCAATGAAGCGATCATTACCCTTCACGAAGGTGTAGCAGGTGTGGCAGAAATTGATACGGTAATGAAATTAGGTATGGCGCATCCAATGGGTCCATTACAATTGGCTGATTTTATCGGTCTGGATGTATGTTTATCTATTTTACGTGTGATGTACGAAGGATTCGGAAATCCTAAATATGCACCATCTCCATTATTGGTAAACATGGTACAAGCCGGACACTTAGGTGTAAAATCCGGAAACGGATTCTATAACCATACCCATGGCACAAAAGAATTGATCGTAGCTGATACGTTCAAAAAATAA
- a CDS encoding DEAD/DEAH box helicase, producing MSFSSLGLTPSLLKTLVQEGFKKPYPIQKKAIPAVLDKKDVLGIAKTGSGKTASYVLPILMNLQGKFLTKNRNVDVLVMVPTRELAEQVKDVFHTFGQNLPQPIKTMAVYGGVSINPQMKALYGINVLVATPGRLIELVENKAIHLSRVDTLVLDEADKILNLGFKDEMEHIFKLLPKKRQNLLFSATLDDKVSALHPGLLNDPVKISDVEKEQDLSLIQQTGYFVTEERKGPLLRFLLEHHDMDQVLVFVSSKFKADHLVKKLKKNNIRAAAIHGKKSQGSRMDSLVKFKNKNIRVLVATDLLGRGIDIEFLPYVINYELPRSPKDFIHRIGRTGRAENPGKALTFVAPEDQHHFKVIQKKMKRWVDMIDSENLLGSTAK from the coding sequence ATGTCATTTTCTTCACTGGGTTTAACACCATCACTATTAAAAACACTGGTCCAAGAAGGTTTTAAGAAACCGTATCCAATTCAAAAGAAAGCCATTCCGGCTGTCCTGGACAAAAAGGATGTATTGGGGATTGCCAAAACCGGATCGGGTAAAACAGCGAGTTATGTGTTGCCCATTTTGATGAACCTTCAGGGAAAGTTCCTCACTAAAAACAGAAACGTAGATGTACTGGTGATGGTACCCACCAGAGAATTGGCCGAACAAGTGAAAGACGTGTTTCATACGTTTGGACAAAACTTACCCCAACCCATTAAAACCATGGCAGTTTATGGTGGCGTATCTATCAATCCACAAATGAAAGCACTTTACGGAATCAACGTTCTGGTAGCCACCCCGGGAAGATTGATTGAATTGGTTGAAAATAAAGCGATTCATTTATCACGTGTGGATACATTGGTTCTGGATGAAGCCGATAAAATATTAAACCTGGGTTTTAAAGATGAAATGGAGCACATCTTTAAGTTGCTTCCTAAAAAGCGCCAAAACCTATTGTTTTCGGCTACCCTGGACGACAAGGTCAGCGCTTTACACCCGGGATTGCTAAACGATCCGGTAAAAATTAGTGATGTTGAAAAAGAACAGGATCTTAGTCTAATCCAACAAACGGGATACTTTGTGACGGAAGAACGTAAAGGACCACTTTTAAGGTTTTTACTCGAACATCACGATATGGATCAGGTGCTGGTATTTGTGTCTTCTAAATTCAAAGCGGATCATCTCGTTAAAAAATTAAAGAAAAATAACATCCGTGCAGCTGCAATTCATGGTAAGAAAAGTCAGGGTTCCCGGATGGATTCGTTGGTCAAATTCAAGAATAAGAATATCCGGGTTCTGGTAGCTACAGACCTACTAGGTCGTGGAATTGATATCGAATTCCTTCCTTATGTCATCAACTATGAGCTACCACGCTCACCAAAAGACTTTATTCATAGAATTGGGCGTACAGGACGTGCAGAGAACCCGGGCAAAGCACTCACATTCGTTGCTCCGGAAGATCAACACCATTTTAAGGTGATTCAAAAGAAAATGAAACGATGGGTGGATATGATTGATAGTGAAAATCTTTTGGGTAGTACAGCAAAATGA
- the fdhD gene encoding formate dehydrogenase accessory sulfurtransferase FdhD, with translation MAIAKYKGIKIQSQQVTDVEDALTVEEALVIHINGKQYLVTMRTPGDEVELIRGLLFSEDIFRSKEAQLHTEVIKKSPLGYISEINVTIGPDVLGKGYKSGQSLLSVSSCGICGKPELPEITAANKIDSQQLQLTATDMNQMFDLMRKSQLQFEQSGGIHAAAIFDQDKNLLVVKEDIGRHNAVDKVIGTLLLQQNIKAAKYILVSGRISYEILTKTFAAGIPVIAAVSAPSSLAVDYAKELGITLLGFCRKDKFTIYSNVDRIIEL, from the coding sequence ATGGCTATAGCAAAATACAAGGGAATCAAAATTCAATCGCAACAGGTCACTGATGTGGAAGACGCATTAACTGTAGAAGAAGCTTTGGTAATTCATATCAACGGAAAGCAATATCTGGTAACCATGCGTACGCCTGGTGATGAGGTGGAATTGATTCGTGGTTTGCTATTTTCAGAAGACATTTTCAGATCAAAAGAGGCCCAATTACACACCGAAGTGATTAAAAAGAGTCCACTGGGATACATCTCCGAAATAAATGTAACCATTGGACCTGATGTATTGGGAAAAGGGTATAAAAGTGGTCAAAGTTTACTTTCTGTTTCATCCTGTGGGATTTGTGGAAAACCGGAACTTCCTGAGATTACAGCTGCCAATAAAATCGATTCGCAACAACTGCAATTGACCGCTACCGATATGAATCAAATGTTTGACCTGATGCGTAAAAGTCAATTGCAATTTGAACAATCCGGTGGGATCCATGCGGCAGCTATTTTCGATCAAGACAAAAACTTACTGGTGGTTAAAGAAGACATCGGAAGACATAATGCAGTGGATAAGGTGATTGGTACTCTTCTACTCCAACAAAACATAAAAGCGGCCAAATACATTCTGGTGAGCGGACGGATTTCTTATGAAATTCTGACCAAAACATTTGCTGCCGGAATTCCGGTAATCGCTGCTGTTTCAGCTCCATCATCACTTGCAGTAGATTACGCCAAAGAACTCGGAATCACTTTATTGGGGTTTTGCCGAAAAGACAAATTCACCATCTATTCCAATGTAGATCGAATTATTGAGTTGTAA